A window of Phaseolus vulgaris cultivar G19833 chromosome 4, P. vulgaris v2.0, whole genome shotgun sequence genomic DNA:
CATCCACCTCCTGCCCACTCCACTCGAGAAGCTCACGGCTGCGTATGAAGTGTCGGACCAGGGCAATGACCCGACTGAAATTCTCATTGCTGGCGCCAGAGCCGCTTGGCTGCGAGCTGGCCTCACCACCTTTAGCAATAGCAGCAGAGGTTGGCGGTGGTGGTGATGCAGGAAGTCTTGAGAGACCCCCCTGAGTGGGCAGAATCAcccccagcaggtggagagAGTTGACCAATAGCTTGACCCGCTGGGGGTGGAGGTGGAAGTGACGCTGGAGACAGAGGTTGAGGCGTCGGAGATGGTAGGCGCTGatgggagagagagagagttggTGCTGAGGCAGGTTGAGCAGCAGGAGGTGAGGGTGAACCCTCCTCGATCTGTACCACCTCAATTTCCTCAGGCCTGAGAGAAGAAGCCCCCCCAACCTCTTGATGCTTCCTCTTGCGATGTATGAGGGGAGAGCCAGAACTCTCCTCCTCAGTTGAGGGGGTAGGCTCAGCAGCGACCGCCACAGTGGAGGGAAAGGCCTTTACTAGCTTTCTTCTCTTCCTctctggctcggggccttcagctggcgcgaccgagagagggggAGCTGCGATGGGCTCGGTGGTGGAGGAGGAAGAACCAGTCCCCTTGGCTCCCCTGGTCCGGGCAAGCTCCAGCAATGCCCTCttcctatctttccctgaagTCATATCTACATCAAGggtaaaaagaagagttagatggcataATTATGCAAGTGGATAAAATGTTATGCAAGTATGCATGAGAGTGTGCAAGCATTCtaaggggtgcaagaagaagagcctacctatGTATTTCTTCAGAGACACCACATCAAACTCGTGTTTGATGAGAAGAGCCGAGTTATACTTTGCCCCTAGGAGCAACctacacagctcgcgctcgtagggggccatggccTCAAGACCCCGGGGTTTCTTTAACTCTACTTCAGGAACCCAATAAAGGGGAAACCCCTCGAGCAGCGTCGGACTTTGCTGGGTAGCAGagatcatgtagaacctgcccttccaatctttgaaagattgctggtacaggcccaagagcactcgtccagcaaccccattcAGACTGACCCAGGACctatccccagggttcttcgcctcgaaaaAGTGTAGAAATACATCTACGGAGGCGTTATGCCCGAAATAGTTGCAGAGGATCTCGAATGCCcgtatgaaagcccaggcattcggatggagttggcaggggcGACGTTtagctccatcatcagctccttctcaaaGAAAGTGAAGGGTAGGCGcaacttcaacctcttgaagatggcagagtagatgaaggtgaagggcaccccattggtagcCTTATCATCCgcacagatgggcatccctcgaggaggaatgcgtataCGGATGTTAAAatcattctccctgtcgatggcgcaaGAAGGCTCATCTGGGTCGTTGCTCAGAAGGGATTTGAGGTGGCCTTGCGGTAGTAGAGTGGAGGTTTCGGCCAGCAACGCCAGGggagcccagtcgtagaccctgacgttgtcgtggtaggaggttgcATCGGGTGGAGGTGGCGCCGGTGCACTTGCTGAAGGCTGTGCACTAGAAGATGAGGCGGCAATGCGAGCGGtttgcttcaagcgagccattgcgGGATAACTACAATGGAGGAAAGCAAAAGGTCAGATGaacggaagaagagggaatgatgaatggttcggtgaaaaacagaggaagggaaAAAGAAAGAAGGGTCCAggtgaagaagaggaagagggagaagtaGGGAACGAAGTGAGAAACgcaaaaaccctagcgcgggttgagaagaagaaaaacagagaaagaTGAATGCATGGTAGTGAAAaggataaatgcaatcggtgaaAAGAACCTAGATGgatcaaggaagaagaaaaaccatacctttagGTGATCGCAGAAGGTCTTGAGGTAGGAAGCTCGAAGAAAGTTGGGCGCGCAGAGAGGAGATTCGACGAGAGTCTGAGAGTTGGaatattgaagaagatgatgaaacagtgaaaacGCACGCCTATTTGAATGagggaagcgctagcgacactccacgctggccgttga
This region includes:
- the LOC137838543 gene encoding uncharacterized protein is translated as MISATQQSPTLLEGFPLYWVPEVELKKPRGLEAMAPYERELCRLLLGAKYNSALLIKHEFDVVSLKKYIDMTSGKDRKRALLELARTRGAKGTGSSSSTTEPIAAPPLSVAPAEGPEPERKRRKLVKAFPSTVAVAAEPTPSTEEESSGSPLIHRKRKHQEVGGASSLRPEEIEVVQIEEGSPSPPAAQPASAPTLSLSHQRLPSPTPQPLSPASLPPPPPAGQAIGQLSPPAGGDSAHSGGRELLEWSGQEVDAHLAKQIVLSLEFSTQHCKQLVLEKRIKELEHDKESLHSDFEAAQGFVDLMRDMVEKSRKEYLSQVQETIKTEILMGQTVNALDSEVVELRSKVINLEAETSSLRQLNSRLAEDLKSTKEEAANGEKKLEEAVSELSGVKIELSEAKGQLKEAASSIASLTTEKNAAETSKKELEAENAELMSVGADALADGFELALEQIRCVLPDLDLTQFSIYHEVVDGKLVPPP